In a genomic window of Lycium ferocissimum isolate CSIRO_LF1 chromosome 9, AGI_CSIRO_Lferr_CH_V1, whole genome shotgun sequence:
- the LOC132031984 gene encoding peroxidase 3-like, whose translation MATFSSLGFLVLIFVGILGSSHGQLQLNFYSKSCPKAEKMIQDYVQKHIPKAPSLAAALLRMHFHDCFVRGCDASVLLNSTKSTGNQTEKVAIPNQTLRGFSFIDGVKKIVEAECPGVVSCADIVALVARDSVVLTGGPYWNVPTGRRDGRISNFSEALADIPAPTSNFTRLQSSFAKKGLDLKDLVLLSGAHTIGISHCPSFSSRLYNFTGTFGTQDPSLDSEYAANLKAKKCKSINGKFIITNFGNDSPSNSPSSSFSASPFQRHSPNNLKQRHSLRCE comes from the exons ATGGCTACATTTAGCTCTTTGGGTTTTCTAGTATTGATTTTTGTAGGAATTTTAGGTTCTAGCCATGGCCAATTGCAGCTCAATTTCTATAGCAAGAGCTGCCCAAAAGCAGAGAAGATGATTCAAGACTATGTCCAAAAGCACATTCCAAAAGCTCCATCTCTTGCAGCTGCCTTACTCAGAATGCATTTCCATGATTGCTTTGTTAGG GGATGTGATGCTTCTGTGCTCCTAAATTCCACTAAGAGTACAGGAAATCAGACAGAAAAAGTGGCAATCCCAAATCAAACATTGAGAGGATTTTCCTTCATAGATGGTGTGAAGAAAATAGTAGAAGCAGAATGCCCAGGAGTTGTCTCTTGTGCTGATATTGTTGCCTTGGTTGCTAGAGACTCTGTAGTACTCACT GGAGGTCCATACTGGAATGTGCCAACTGGTAGAAGAGATGGAAGAATATCAAATTTCTCGGAAGCCTTAGCAGATATTCCAGCTCCAACTAGTAACTTCACTAGACTCCAGTCATCTTTTGCCAAGAAGGGTCTTGATCTAAAGGACTTAGTCCTATTGTCTG GTGCTCACACCATTGGAATTTCTCATTgcccatcattttcatcacgtCTGTACAATTTCACCGGAACTTTTGGTACACAAGATCCATCTCTAGACAGTGAATACGCGGCCAATCTAAAGGCCAAGAAATGCAAATCCATCAATGGTAAATTCATAATCACAAACTTCGGCAACGATTCACCATCAAACTCGCCTTCGTCTTCCTTTTCTGCTTCTCCTTTCCAACGTCATTCTCCAAACAACTTAAAACAACGTCATTCCTTACGCTGCGAATAA